In Rutidosis leptorrhynchoides isolate AG116_Rl617_1_P2 chromosome 2, CSIRO_AGI_Rlap_v1, whole genome shotgun sequence, one genomic interval encodes:
- the LOC139888952 gene encoding chalcone isomerase-like protein 1, with protein MSSNTLSTTGNQDIKEIKIANIENEIHEESQCAETEMPVEVEKKTGVSFPIKLHDGRELKAIGVRRKNVFGFPFKIYSFGIYADNQKLAAVLKSKLVERQAKVTKEMYEMVIDNPVGITVKMVMVISNVPMSMVRKNLNDGIGVAIRKLGGGQNNELTKRIMGEAKDEIKLTHGSKIEVTCLPGYVLETKANGKVVNKLESELVCRAFVYLYLGEDPLDKEAKDKFGMSLVSMF; from the exons ATGAGCTCAAACACATTGTCAACAACTGGAAATCAAGACATTAAGGAGATAAAAATTGCAAATATCGAAAATGAAATTCACGAAGAAAGTCAATGTGCCGAAACTGAGATGCCAGTTGAAGTTGAAAAAAAGACAGGTGTTTCCTTTCCGATTAAGCTACATGATGGGAGGGAGTTGAAAGCAATTGGCGTAAGGAGGAAAAATGTGTTCGGGTTTCCGTTCAAAATCTATAGCTTTG GGATATACGCGGATAATCAGAAATTGGCCGCTGTTTTAAAGTCAAAGCTTGTTGAACGTCAAGCGAAGGTTACAAAAGAGATGTATGAAATGGTGATTGATAATCCTGTGGGGATTACAGTGAAAATGGTTATGGTGATTTCTAATGTTCCTATGAGCATGGTAAGGAAGAACTTAAATGATGGTATAGGTGTAGCTATAAGGAAACTCGGCGGCGGGCAAAACAACGAGCTCACAAAGAG gaTAATGGGGGAAGCAAAAGATGAGATCAAGTTGACACATGGTTCAAAAATTGAGGTAACATGTCTTCCGGGATATGTTCTAGAGACAAAAG CGAACGGGAAGGTGGTAAACAAACTGGAAAGCGAATTAGTGTGCAGGGCGTTTGTGTATTTATATCTGGGAGAAGATCCTTTAGACAAGGAAGCAAAAGACAAATTCGGAATGTCTCTTGTCTCAATGTTCTAA